A part of Gossypium hirsutum isolate 1008001.06 chromosome A07, Gossypium_hirsutum_v2.1, whole genome shotgun sequence genomic DNA contains:
- the LOC107904006 gene encoding interactor of constitutive active ROPs 4 isoform X1, translating into MPRSSRGSKVPQRQSPRGSSSDSYPLRHRAITDSSSPKLRECRSRSGTPQSGPLNQKKLGTRIADLETQLGHAQQELKILKHQLDSAEAAKKEAQEQLEKKTKKPKAPQKTHDSKKTHSCSLRDEFPEDNRRETDVFEVPMEKVAMEPKLEVDTTDAIETSTDPTTALEPEKPPSNDLALKDDQINVLKSKLAEKENEVIAYAQENEDLKNQLNEVTTNISTAKAKKAEMSLSLRLVKQELEASKKLAAQLTEKLRSVEGRREALEEEMKKLRVQTEQWRKAADAATAIVCGGEETNGRLSNRCSSMDNIHFGGVYTGYVGSLGLDDDDGDGDGFRTEKRKGSGIKMFGDLWKKKGQK; encoded by the exons ATGCCTAGATCAAG TAGGGGCTCAAAAGTGCCACAAAGGCAATCTCCTCGAGGATCAAGTTCTGATTCATATCCTCTGCGTCATCGAGCAATTACCGATAGTAGTAGTCCCAAGCTCAGAGAATGCCGTTCCCGAAGTGGTACTCCCCAATCAGGTCCACTAAATCAGAAGAAACTTGGCACTCGCATTGCAGATTTAGAAACTCAACTAGGGCATGCACAACAAGAGCTGAAGATTTTGAAGCACCAGTTGGATTCGGCAGAAGCTGCAAAGAAAGAAGCTCAAGAACAATTGGAAAAGAAGACCAAGAAGCCAAAAGCTCCCCAAAAAACTCATGATTCTAAGAAAACACACAGCTGCAGCCTCAGAGATGAATTTCCCGAAGATAATCGACGAGAAACGGATGTCTTTGAAGTCCCAATGGAAAAAGTAGCAATGGAACCTAAGCTGGAAGTTGACACAACAGATGCAATAGAAACCTCAACTGATCCAACAACAGCATTGGAGCCAGAGAAACCACCTTCGAATGACTTGGCTTTGAAAGATGATCAGATCAATGTGCTAAAATCCAAGCTAGCGGAGAAAGAAAATGAGGTTATTGCGTATGCTCAAGAAAATGAGGACCTGAAAAACCAGTTGAATGAAGTGACAACAAATATATCAACTGCTAAAGCCAAGAAAGCAGAAATGAGCTTAAGTTTGAGACTAGTTAAACAAGAGCTAGAAGCAAGTAAAAAATTGGCAGCTCAATTGACGGAAAAACTCCGATCCGTGGAAGGGCGAAGGGAAGCACTGGAAGAAGAGATGAAGAAGCTAAGGGTACAAACAGAACAATGGAGAAAAGCAGCAGATGCTGCTACAGCTATTGTTTGTGGAGGTGAGGAAACAAATGGGAGGCTCTCCAACAGATGTAGCTCTATGGATAATATTCATTTCGGTGGTGTGTACACAGGTTATGTTGGATCACTTGGCttggatgatgatgatggtgatggtgatggttTCCGAACTGAAAAACGAAAGGGCTCCGGGATCAAAATGTTTGGAGACTTGTGGAAAAAGAAAGGTCAGAAATGA
- the LOC107904006 gene encoding interactor of constitutive active ROPs 4 isoform X2: MPRSRGSKVPQRQSPRGSSSDSYPLRHRAITDSSSPKLRECRSRSGTPQSGPLNQKKLGTRIADLETQLGHAQQELKILKHQLDSAEAAKKEAQEQLEKKTKKPKAPQKTHDSKKTHSCSLRDEFPEDNRRETDVFEVPMEKVAMEPKLEVDTTDAIETSTDPTTALEPEKPPSNDLALKDDQINVLKSKLAEKENEVIAYAQENEDLKNQLNEVTTNISTAKAKKAEMSLSLRLVKQELEASKKLAAQLTEKLRSVEGRREALEEEMKKLRVQTEQWRKAADAATAIVCGGEETNGRLSNRCSSMDNIHFGGVYTGYVGSLGLDDDDGDGDGFRTEKRKGSGIKMFGDLWKKKGQK; this comes from the exons ATGCCTAGATCAAG GGGCTCAAAAGTGCCACAAAGGCAATCTCCTCGAGGATCAAGTTCTGATTCATATCCTCTGCGTCATCGAGCAATTACCGATAGTAGTAGTCCCAAGCTCAGAGAATGCCGTTCCCGAAGTGGTACTCCCCAATCAGGTCCACTAAATCAGAAGAAACTTGGCACTCGCATTGCAGATTTAGAAACTCAACTAGGGCATGCACAACAAGAGCTGAAGATTTTGAAGCACCAGTTGGATTCGGCAGAAGCTGCAAAGAAAGAAGCTCAAGAACAATTGGAAAAGAAGACCAAGAAGCCAAAAGCTCCCCAAAAAACTCATGATTCTAAGAAAACACACAGCTGCAGCCTCAGAGATGAATTTCCCGAAGATAATCGACGAGAAACGGATGTCTTTGAAGTCCCAATGGAAAAAGTAGCAATGGAACCTAAGCTGGAAGTTGACACAACAGATGCAATAGAAACCTCAACTGATCCAACAACAGCATTGGAGCCAGAGAAACCACCTTCGAATGACTTGGCTTTGAAAGATGATCAGATCAATGTGCTAAAATCCAAGCTAGCGGAGAAAGAAAATGAGGTTATTGCGTATGCTCAAGAAAATGAGGACCTGAAAAACCAGTTGAATGAAGTGACAACAAATATATCAACTGCTAAAGCCAAGAAAGCAGAAATGAGCTTAAGTTTGAGACTAGTTAAACAAGAGCTAGAAGCAAGTAAAAAATTGGCAGCTCAATTGACGGAAAAACTCCGATCCGTGGAAGGGCGAAGGGAAGCACTGGAAGAAGAGATGAAGAAGCTAAGGGTACAAACAGAACAATGGAGAAAAGCAGCAGATGCTGCTACAGCTATTGTTTGTGGAGGTGAGGAAACAAATGGGAGGCTCTCCAACAGATGTAGCTCTATGGATAATATTCATTTCGGTGGTGTGTACACAGGTTATGTTGGATCACTTGGCttggatgatgatgatggtgatggtgatggttTCCGAACTGAAAAACGAAAGGGCTCCGGGATCAAAATGTTTGGAGACTTGTGGAAAAAGAAAGGTCAGAAATGA